A window of Castanea sativa cultivar Marrone di Chiusa Pesio chromosome 1, ASM4071231v1 contains these coding sequences:
- the LOC142622704 gene encoding putative membrane protein At4g09580: MSSMAAPRSAMGESVRIVLRDEDEENGDDSPSAKRPKLDRFPLTRWEIVASLSVFFIFSAGLFCVYLTMPAADFGKLKLPRSISDLRLLKDHLGSYAKDYPAQFILGYCSIYIFMQTFMIPGTIFMSLLAGALFGVIRGLLLVVLNATAGASSCYFLSKLIGRPIVSWLWPEKLRFFQAEIAKRRDKLLNYMLFLRITPSLPNLFINLASPIVDIPFHIFFLATLIGLIPASYITVRAGLALGDLKSVKDLYDFKTLCVLFLIGFIFICPALLKRKKIYE; encoded by the exons ATGTCGTCAATGGCGGCTCCTCGGAGCGCGATGGGCGAGAGCGTGAGGATAGTGTTGAGAGACGAAGATGAAGAGAATGGGGACGATTCGCCCTCCGCCAAGAGGCCTAAATTGGACCGATTCCCTTTGACTCGATGGGAAATCGTTGCTTCGCTCTCcgtcttcttcatcttctccgCCGGCCTCTTCTGCGTCTACCTCACCATGCCTGCGGCGGACTTCGGGAAGCTCAAGCTGCCTCGCTCCATTTCCGATCTTCGCTTGCTCaa AGATCATCTGGGATCCTATGCTAAGGATTATCCAGCTCAATTCATTCTGGGTTACTGCTCCATTTACATCTTCATGCAGACATTTATGATTCCTGGAACAATTTTCATGTCTTTGTTAGCTGGAGCTCTTTTTGGTGTCATTAGAGGCCTTCTCTTAGTTGTTTTAAATGCTACAGCTGGAGCATCATCCTGCTACTTTTTGTCTAAGTTAATTGGCAGGCCCATAGTTAGTTGGTTGTGGCCTGAAAAGTTGAGATTCTTCCAAGCAGAG ATAGCTAAACGTAGAGATAAGCTGCTGAATTACATGCTCTTTCTGAGGATAACTCCGTCGTTGCCCAACCTTTTCATTAATTTGGCATCTCCCATTGTTGATATACCCtttcatatattctttttgGCTACCTTGATTGGTCTTATTCCAGCATCCTATATCACAGTCAGA GCTGGTCTTGCTCTTGGGGATCTCAAGTCAGTCAAGGATCTATATGATTTTAAAACATTGTGTGTTCTTTTCCTCATTGGTTTCATCTTCATTTGCCCTGCCCTtttgaagaggaagaaaatatatgAATGA